Proteins encoded within one genomic window of Brenneria nigrifluens DSM 30175 = ATCC 13028:
- the hpsG gene encoding (2S)-3-sulfopropanediol dehydratase, with protein sequence MSEETLILSPQEARLLHSQDTPPRDDAGGSRRTERILADILQGKPAIDVERARYFTESMRATEGQLLILRWAKAMYHIAQNITVYIDDEQLIVGRAGKPGRYGILYPELDGDFLDAAISQLPARRESPFIIDKQDSAVIREEITPYWQGKTYHEHLSQALPEETLRLTYDPADRQTSRFIVNETSSFRSSIQWVHDYEKVLKRGFKGIRQDAEQRLAQLDPFNPVDNVEKAPFLQAIIIAADAVVLWAQRHARLAATLAQKENNPRRRQELLEIAERCEWVPEHPARDFRDALQAQWFTQLFSRLEQKTGTIISNGRMDQYLFPYYQRDVEQGILNDEQALEWLSCMWVAMAQFVDLYISPTGGAFNEGYAHWEAVTIGGQTPQGMDATNPLSHLFLRSKREFPLHYPDLAARIHNRTPARFLHDIAQTIKEGTGFPKLINDEEVVPLLLSKGAGFEQAYDYAVSGCAECRMPNLDTYTSPCAYINFPAALEMTLYNGRMQRYGGELLGLETGDPLDFPTWEAFWQAYLRQHINFLRHAFIQQKIIIDLRARHFAWPLGTALHDLAMDACKDIHQPVIEGGIDLGYFEFMGYGTVIDSLAAIKKLVYEERRISMRQLLAALENNFEHHQVLRALLMNAPKYGNNDPYADDIGKALDKVCLEFTRQYSQTLGVHLDLRLVPFTSHVPFGKVVHATPNGRKAWMPLSDGSSASQGCDAKGPTAVLLSNYQTKNYQFRERAARLLNIKFTPSVVAGETGTRKLCDLIRAWCDLKLWHVQFNVINRETLLAAKADPERYRGLIVRIAGYSAYFTDLSPDLQDDLIARTGHEMF encoded by the coding sequence ATGAGTGAGGAAACGCTGATATTAAGCCCGCAGGAGGCGCGTCTTTTACACTCCCAGGATACGCCCCCGCGGGACGACGCGGGCGGTTCGCGGCGAACCGAGCGCATATTGGCCGACATCCTGCAGGGAAAACCCGCCATCGACGTTGAGCGTGCCCGCTATTTCACCGAGTCGATGCGCGCCACCGAAGGGCAATTGCTGATTCTGCGCTGGGCGAAGGCGATGTATCACATCGCGCAGAACATCACCGTGTATATCGACGATGAACAGCTGATCGTCGGCCGCGCCGGTAAACCGGGGCGCTATGGCATTCTCTATCCCGAACTGGACGGGGATTTTCTCGACGCCGCCATCAGCCAGCTTCCCGCGCGGCGGGAATCGCCGTTTATCATCGATAAGCAGGATAGCGCGGTGATCCGCGAGGAGATCACCCCCTACTGGCAGGGTAAAACCTACCATGAGCATTTATCCCAGGCGCTGCCGGAAGAGACGCTGCGCCTGACTTACGACCCCGCCGATCGCCAGACTTCGCGCTTTATCGTCAATGAAACCTCCTCTTTTCGCTCCTCCATTCAATGGGTGCATGATTATGAAAAGGTATTGAAGCGCGGTTTCAAAGGCATCCGGCAGGACGCCGAGCAGCGCCTGGCGCAGCTGGACCCGTTTAATCCGGTCGATAACGTGGAGAAGGCGCCGTTCCTACAGGCGATTATTATCGCCGCCGACGCCGTCGTGCTGTGGGCGCAGCGTCATGCGCGGCTTGCCGCAACGCTGGCGCAAAAAGAGAATAACCCCCGGCGGCGGCAGGAGCTGCTGGAGATCGCCGAACGCTGTGAATGGGTGCCGGAGCATCCGGCGCGCGACTTCCGCGATGCGCTGCAGGCGCAGTGGTTTACCCAGCTTTTTTCCCGTCTGGAGCAGAAAACCGGCACCATTATTTCCAACGGTCGTATGGACCAGTATCTTTTCCCTTATTATCAGCGCGACGTTGAGCAGGGGATATTGAATGACGAACAGGCGCTGGAATGGCTCTCCTGCATGTGGGTCGCCATGGCGCAGTTTGTGGATTTATATATTTCGCCCACCGGCGGCGCCTTTAACGAAGGCTATGCCCACTGGGAGGCGGTGACCATCGGCGGGCAGACGCCGCAGGGCATGGATGCCACCAACCCCTTGTCGCACCTGTTTTTACGCTCCAAACGCGAATTCCCGCTGCATTATCCGGATCTGGCCGCCCGTATTCACAACCGCACGCCGGCGCGTTTCCTGCACGATATTGCGCAGACGATTAAAGAAGGCACCGGCTTTCCTAAATTGATCAATGACGAAGAGGTGGTCCCCTTATTGCTCTCCAAAGGGGCCGGGTTCGAGCAGGCCTATGACTATGCGGTTTCCGGCTGCGCCGAATGCCGGATGCCGAACCTTGATACCTATACCAGCCCCTGCGCCTATATCAATTTCCCGGCGGCGCTGGAAATGACGCTGTATAACGGACGGATGCAGCGCTACGGCGGCGAACTGCTGGGGCTGGAAACCGGCGATCCGCTGGATTTCCCCACCTGGGAGGCGTTCTGGCAGGCCTATCTCCGCCAGCATATCAATTTTCTGCGTCACGCCTTTATTCAGCAAAAGATCATCATCGATTTGCGCGCCAGGCATTTTGCCTGGCCGCTGGGAACGGCGCTGCATGATTTAGCCATGGACGCCTGCAAAGATATTCATCAGCCGGTGATTGAGGGCGGGATTGATTTAGGCTACTTCGAATTTATGGGCTACGGCACGGTAATTGATTCGCTGGCGGCGATTAAAAAGCTGGTCTACGAAGAGCGGCGCATCTCCATGCGGCAATTGCTGGCGGCGCTGGAAAACAATTTCGAACATCATCAGGTGCTGCGCGCCCTGCTGATGAACGCGCCCAAATACGGCAACAACGATCCCTACGCCGACGATATCGGCAAGGCGCTGGATAAGGTCTGCCTGGAATTCACCCGGCAGTATTCGCAAACCCTGGGGGTGCATCTCGATCTGCGGCTGGTGCCGTTCACCTCCCACGTGCCGTTCGGCAAGGTGGTGCATGCCACGCCAAACGGCCGTAAAGCCTGGATGCCGCTGTCGGACGGCTCCTCGGCGTCTCAGGGATGCGACGCCAAAGGGCCGACGGCGGTGCTGCTGTCGAATTATCAGACTAAAAACTATCAGTTCCGCGAGCGGGCGGCGCGCCTGCTGAATATCAAATTCACTCCGTCCGTCGTCGCCGGGGAGACGGGCACGCGGAAACTGTGCGATTTGATCCGCGCCTGGTGCGACCTGAAATTGTGGCACGTGCAATTTAACGTGATCAACCGCGAAACCCTGCTGGCGGCCAAGGCCGATCCGGAACGCTATCGGGGGCTGATTGTGCGCATTGCCGGCTACAGCGCCTATTTCACCGATTTGTCGCCGGATTTACAGGACGATCTGATCGCCCGCACCGGTCATGAAATGTTCTAG
- a CDS encoding glycyl-radical enzyme activating protein, with product MPLPAEQPTGWVFNTQRYSLHDGAGIRTLVFLKGCPLRCAWCSNPESQHGRPEIAVDGRKCLGRTACGLCEHQCPAAALAYTPVGEVRIDRRRCSNCLQCVAPCPTRALHHFGERMTVRQVLDIVESDAIFYLRSGGGLTLSGGEPLMQGNFSLALLREAKKHHINTLLETCGEGNWSVLRALAAYTDAVYFDVKSLNDQRHRRFTRRGNRRILHNLLRLRREFPDLPIHVRTPLIAGFNATREDIDQIVDVVLSLPRVSYEILPYHRLGSDKYRLLGRDYFPDEQRLENNGAADIIRHAAMRCGARYGVPAG from the coding sequence ATGCCGCTTCCTGCTGAACAGCCCACCGGCTGGGTGTTTAATACCCAGCGCTACTCCCTGCATGACGGCGCGGGCATCCGCACCCTGGTGTTTCTCAAGGGCTGCCCGCTGCGCTGCGCATGGTGCAGTAATCCCGAATCCCAGCACGGCAGGCCGGAAATCGCCGTTGACGGGCGCAAGTGTCTGGGGCGCACGGCCTGCGGCCTGTGCGAGCATCAATGCCCGGCGGCGGCGCTGGCTTACACGCCCGTGGGGGAGGTGCGGATCGATCGCCGCCGCTGCTCGAACTGTCTGCAATGCGTCGCTCCTTGCCCGACGCGGGCTTTGCACCACTTCGGCGAGCGGATGACGGTACGCCAGGTGCTGGATATCGTCGAGTCCGACGCGATTTTTTATCTGCGCTCCGGAGGCGGCTTAACGCTGAGCGGCGGCGAACCGCTGATGCAGGGGAACTTTTCGCTGGCGCTGTTGCGGGAAGCGAAGAAACATCATATCAATACGCTGCTGGAGACCTGCGGGGAAGGGAACTGGTCGGTATTGCGCGCGCTGGCCGCTTACACCGACGCCGTCTACTTTGACGTGAAAAGCCTGAACGACCAACGGCACCGCCGCTTTACGCGGCGCGGCAACCGGCGCATCCTGCACAATCTGCTGCGGCTGCGCCGGGAATTTCCCGACCTGCCCATTCATGTCCGCACCCCGCTGATTGCGGGATTTAACGCTACGCGGGAGGATATCGACCAAATCGTCGATGTTGTGCTGTCGCTGCCGCGCGTCAGCTATGAAATCCTGCCTTATCACCGTTTAGGCAGCGACAAGTACCGCCTGCTGGGCCGGGACTATTTTCCCGACGAGCAACGGCTTGAGAATAACGGCGCCGCCGATATTATCCGGCATGCCGCCATGCGCTGCGGCGCGCGCTATGGCGTGCCGGCCGGGTGA
- the tauB gene encoding taurine ABC transporter ATP-binding subunit, with the protein MTLLKLEQVSAQYSATERPVLADISLTLSAGQLMVALGPSGSGKTTLLNLIAGFIQPVAGAISLDGAAISGPGPERGVVFQHDVLLPWQDVLGNVAFGLQLAGVPRAEREQKARRLLAQVGLTGYDRRAVWQLSGGQRQRVGIARALAADPRILLLDEPFGALDAFTREQMQELLLTVWQKAAKPVFLITHDIEEAIFLATDLIVMSPHPGRIVEHLKLEFGTRYAGGESARAIKSDPLFIESREYVLSRVFADREQFANHEEGKS; encoded by the coding sequence ATGACATTACTGAAACTTGAACAGGTTAGCGCGCAATACAGCGCTACCGAACGGCCGGTGCTGGCAGATATTTCGTTGACGCTGTCCGCCGGCCAGCTGATGGTGGCGCTGGGGCCGTCGGGCAGTGGAAAAACCACGCTGCTTAATTTGATCGCCGGGTTTATTCAGCCGGTCGCCGGGGCCATCTCGCTTGATGGCGCGGCCATCAGCGGGCCGGGGCCGGAGCGCGGGGTGGTTTTCCAGCATGACGTTCTGCTGCCCTGGCAGGACGTTCTGGGCAATGTGGCTTTCGGGCTGCAACTGGCCGGCGTGCCCAGGGCTGAACGTGAACAGAAAGCCCGCAGGCTGCTGGCGCAGGTCGGGCTGACCGGGTATGACCGCCGGGCGGTGTGGCAGCTTTCCGGCGGACAGCGGCAGCGGGTGGGGATTGCCCGGGCGCTGGCGGCCGACCCGCGCATTTTACTGCTGGACGAGCCTTTTGGTGCGCTGGATGCCTTTACGCGCGAGCAGATGCAGGAGTTGTTGCTCACCGTGTGGCAAAAAGCGGCCAAGCCGGTTTTTTTGATTACCCACGATATTGAAGAGGCGATCTTCCTCGCCACCGATCTGATCGTCATGTCGCCCCATCCCGGACGCATCGTCGAGCACCTGAAGCTGGAGTTTGGCACCCGTTACGCCGGCGGCGAGAGCGCCAGGGCGATAAAATCCGATCCGCTGTTTATTGAATCGCGGGAGTATGTGCTCTCCCGCGTGTTTGCCGACCGTGAACAGTTTGCAAACCACGAGGAGGGGAAATCATGA
- a CDS encoding AMP-binding protein: protein MSAPLATLQDSLLRQAAERPDARFILAAESTDTLSFAQLLHSAVTTAQWLQAQGCRPGDKIAFLLSGGFDTVRLALSLMLAGYVVVPLNLLATDETLEWIIPHSDARIIFTARQFAPRLRDIARRLPSPGPAIVTEERWPAAPQALSAPPAALYRAAPAHPALLMYTSGTTGRPKGVLLSHANLFAAAREISRWHRLGPEDRLLSALPVYHINGWVIGTLVPLFSGGSLVAMGRFSVSAWWQTVSKHRCTWLNLVPTMIAFLLNAPGGAHRYPQVKFARSASAPLPQTHHQQFERRFGIPVIEGMGMTESAALVFCNPHDERVYGSVGLPCGVQAAVVDAQGERLADNRVGEIMLRGASVMNGYYQDAAQTAAAIRDGWLRTGDLGYRDDNGFYFITGRLKELIIKGGENIAPREIDDVLARHPAVMEAAAFAIPDAHYGQEIAAAIVLKAGYPLDEAALREWCRRKLGKYKTPHAFHVVDNLPRGASGKIQRLKLGEQLALTAPGTLLPHNKSGSQR, encoded by the coding sequence ATGAGCGCGCCATTGGCGACGTTACAGGATAGCTTACTGCGCCAGGCCGCCGAGCGCCCGGACGCACGCTTTATTCTGGCCGCGGAATCGACCGATACCCTGAGTTTCGCCCAGCTATTACACAGCGCAGTCACCACGGCGCAGTGGTTGCAGGCGCAAGGCTGCCGGCCGGGGGATAAAATCGCCTTTCTGCTGAGCGGCGGTTTTGATACCGTCAGGCTGGCGCTCTCTCTGATGCTGGCGGGATATGTGGTGGTGCCGCTTAATCTGCTGGCGACCGATGAGACGCTGGAGTGGATTATCCCCCACAGCGACGCGCGCATTATTTTTACCGCCCGGCAGTTCGCGCCCCGTTTGCGGGACATCGCGCGGCGGCTTCCCTCACCCGGCCCCGCCATCGTCACCGAGGAGCGGTGGCCCGCCGCGCCGCAGGCGTTATCTGCGCCCCCGGCGGCGCTTTACCGGGCGGCGCCGGCGCATCCGGCGTTATTGATGTACACCTCCGGCACCACCGGCAGGCCCAAAGGGGTGCTGCTCAGCCATGCCAATCTGTTCGCCGCCGCGCGGGAAATCAGCCGCTGGCATCGGCTTGGCCCCGAGGATCGGCTGCTGAGCGCCCTGCCGGTTTATCATATTAACGGCTGGGTTATCGGCACCCTGGTTCCGTTGTTTTCAGGGGGCAGCCTGGTCGCCATGGGGCGCTTTTCCGTCTCCGCCTGGTGGCAAACCGTCAGCAAACATCGCTGCACCTGGCTGAACCTGGTGCCCACCATGATCGCCTTTTTATTGAACGCCCCCGGCGGCGCGCATCGCTATCCGCAGGTGAAATTCGCCCGCTCGGCGTCCGCGCCGCTGCCGCAAACCCACCATCAGCAGTTTGAACGGCGTTTCGGCATCCCGGTGATTGAGGGCATGGGGATGACGGAGTCCGCTGCGCTGGTTTTCTGCAACCCCCACGACGAGCGGGTATACGGCAGCGTCGGGCTGCCCTGCGGCGTTCAGGCGGCGGTGGTCGATGCGCAGGGAGAGCGATTGGCGGATAACCGCGTGGGAGAAATCATGCTGCGCGGCGCCAGCGTGATGAACGGCTACTACCAGGATGCCGCGCAGACCGCCGCGGCCATCCGGGACGGCTGGCTGCGTACCGGTGATTTAGGCTACCGCGATGATAACGGCTTCTATTTTATTACCGGCAGGCTGAAGGAGCTGATTATCAAAGGCGGCGAAAATATCGCGCCGCGGGAAATCGACGATGTGCTGGCCAGGCACCCGGCGGTGATGGAAGCCGCCGCGTTCGCCATTCCCGACGCCCACTACGGACAGGAAATCGCCGCCGCCATCGTCCTGAAGGCCGGTTATCCGCTGGATGAAGCGGCGCTGCGCGAATGGTGCCGCCGGAAACTGGGGAAATACAAAACCCCGCACGCTTTCCATGTGGTCGACAATCTGCCGCGCGGCGCGTCCGGGAAAATTCAGCGTCTCAAGCTGGGGGAACAGCTGGCATTGACCGCGCCGGGTACGCTTCTGCCTCATAACAAGTCAGGTAGCCAACGATGA
- the tauC gene encoding taurine ABC transporter permease TauC — MSALDNAATRQNNAGKPPLPGAKKPLPLMVISAFSVTALLLAWWLVTRLNLIEPLFLPSPGAVLRRLWQLATVGYMDSTLWHHLYASLQRIGLALLAALLTAIPLGVAIGRSRIARGIFDPLIEFYRPIPPLAYLPLIVIWFGIGEFSKVLLIYLAILAPVVIATAGGVRSADPARVSAAQTLGATPWQLIRYVIFPGALPDILIGIRIGLGVGWSTLVAAELVAATQGLGFMVQAASQFLVTDVVILGIFVIAIVAVVMEIGLRYLQRKLAPWHGQTA, encoded by the coding sequence ATGAGCGCCCTTGATAACGCGGCGACGCGGCAAAACAACGCTGGAAAACCGCCCCTACCCGGCGCTAAAAAACCGCTGCCGCTGATGGTTATCAGCGCTTTCAGCGTGACGGCGCTGCTGCTGGCGTGGTGGCTGGTCACCCGCCTTAATCTGATTGAGCCGTTGTTTCTTCCTTCTCCCGGCGCGGTTTTGCGACGGCTGTGGCAACTGGCGACGGTGGGATATATGGACTCCACCCTGTGGCACCATTTATACGCCAGCCTGCAACGTATCGGACTGGCGTTGCTGGCGGCGCTGCTGACGGCCATCCCGCTGGGGGTCGCCATCGGCCGCAGCCGGATTGCCCGCGGGATATTTGATCCGCTTATCGAGTTTTACCGGCCCATCCCGCCGCTGGCCTATTTGCCGCTGATTGTGATCTGGTTCGGCATCGGCGAGTTTTCCAAAGTGCTGTTGATCTACCTGGCTATTCTGGCGCCGGTGGTTATCGCCACCGCCGGCGGCGTGCGCAGCGCGGATCCCGCCAGAGTCAGCGCCGCCCAGACGCTGGGCGCGACGCCGTGGCAGCTGATTCGCTATGTGATTTTTCCCGGCGCGCTGCCGGATATTCTGATCGGGATCCGCATCGGGCTGGGCGTCGGCTGGTCAACCCTGGTGGCGGCGGAGCTGGTGGCCGCCACGCAGGGACTGGGGTTTATGGTGCAGGCGGCCTCACAGTTTCTGGTCACCGATGTGGTGATCCTGGGGATTTTCGTTATTGCCATCGTTGCGGTGGTGATGGAGATCGGGCTGCGTTATCTGCAACGCAAACTGGCTCCCTGGCACGGTCAGACAGCCTGA
- the ssuB gene encoding aliphatic sulfonates ABC transporter ATP-binding protein, which translates to MSARIYAVNQGIPLVTQRLDKQFNQRSVLHNLDLQIPAGQFIAVVGRSGCGKSTLLRLLAGLEKPSSGRLLSGNQPLHQLQQDIRLMFQDARLLPWKTVIENIGLGLKGDWKPKAREALEAVGLSGRENDWPAALSGGQKQRVALARALIHRPRLLLLDEPLGALDALTRIEMQQLIESLWLEQGFTVLLVTHDVSEAVGIADRVILIEQGNIGLDLQIDLPRPRQRGQARLAALEQEILEHIFNRHDEKRAGDEADSGLKYHEGRQ; encoded by the coding sequence ATGAGCGCTCGTATTTACGCCGTTAATCAGGGCATTCCGCTGGTTACGCAGCGGCTCGATAAACAGTTTAATCAGCGATCCGTATTGCATAACCTGGACCTGCAGATCCCCGCCGGACAGTTTATTGCGGTGGTCGGGCGCAGCGGCTGCGGCAAGAGCACGCTGCTGCGGCTGCTGGCCGGGCTGGAGAAACCCAGTTCGGGGCGGCTGCTGTCGGGCAATCAGCCGCTGCATCAATTGCAGCAGGATATCCGTCTGATGTTTCAGGATGCCAGACTGCTGCCGTGGAAAACGGTGATTGAAAATATCGGCCTCGGCCTGAAGGGCGACTGGAAGCCCAAGGCGCGGGAAGCGCTGGAGGCGGTGGGGCTGTCCGGTCGGGAAAACGACTGGCCGGCGGCGCTCTCCGGCGGCCAGAAACAGCGCGTGGCGCTGGCCAGGGCGCTGATTCATCGCCCGCGTCTGCTGTTGCTGGATGAACCGCTGGGCGCGCTGGATGCGCTGACGCGCATTGAAATGCAGCAGTTGATTGAAAGCCTGTGGCTGGAACAGGGGTTTACCGTGTTGCTGGTGACCCATGACGTCAGCGAAGCGGTCGGCATCGCCGATCGGGTGATCCTTATCGAACAGGGAAATATCGGCCTGGATTTGCAGATCGATCTGCCTAGGCCCCGTCAGCGCGGGCAGGCCCGCCTGGCGGCGCTGGAGCAGGAAATTCTGGAACATATCTTTAATCGCCATGACGAGAAGCGCGCCGGGGACGAAGCGGATAGCGGCCTCAAGTACCACGAGGGGCGGCAATGA
- the sauS gene encoding acylating sulfoacetaldehyde dehydrogenase — MTADRSRCQTTPTESDAAVNQLVKRARDAQQQIDHYQQRQIDRVVDALAWAIIHPEHNQALATQAVADTGLGDINDKVAKNSRKTIGLLRDLQGKRSVGVINEIAEKGIIEIARPVGVVAAITPSTNPVATVINNIINAVKCRNAIIIAPSPAAAKVCARMLEYIHHELDFVQAPRDLVQMLPMPVNRRQTEELLQQADLVVATGSRKNIAAAAQSGTPAFGVGSGNVASIISESADIESAAAHIAASKTFDNATSCSSENSLIVPAAVYRQTVAALIRQGGVLLSAAEKQQLRQALWSAGKLARDSIARPAGRLAEIAGLARAECRQARFLLVEEQGIGPQFPFSGEKLAPVLTLYQVDDFHHACETVKEIYRWQGAGHSVGLHTRDEREALQAGLSLPASRVIVNQGHCFATGGNFNNGLPFTLTLGCGTWGKNHFSDNLNYRHFFNRVSIVSPIAEQVPTLEDVLGDYLQRRYR, encoded by the coding sequence ATGACCGCCGACCGCTCTCGATGTCAGACAACCCCCACGGAGAGCGACGCGGCGGTAAACCAGCTGGTAAAACGCGCGCGCGACGCCCAGCAACAGATCGATCATTACCAGCAACGGCAAATCGATCGGGTGGTGGACGCGCTGGCGTGGGCCATTATCCATCCCGAACATAACCAGGCGCTGGCGACCCAGGCCGTTGCGGATACCGGCCTGGGCGATATCAACGATAAAGTGGCGAAGAATTCCCGTAAAACCATCGGCCTGCTGCGCGATCTTCAGGGAAAGCGCAGCGTCGGGGTCATCAATGAGATAGCGGAAAAAGGGATTATCGAGATCGCCCGGCCGGTGGGGGTCGTGGCGGCGATTACCCCCTCCACCAACCCGGTCGCCACGGTTATCAACAACATCATCAACGCCGTCAAATGCCGCAACGCCATTATTATCGCCCCCTCCCCCGCGGCGGCTAAGGTGTGCGCCCGCATGCTGGAGTATATCCACCACGAGCTGGATTTTGTTCAGGCGCCGCGCGATCTGGTGCAGATGCTGCCGATGCCGGTCAATCGCCGCCAAACGGAGGAGTTGCTGCAACAGGCCGATCTGGTGGTCGCCACCGGTTCACGGAAAAATATCGCCGCGGCGGCGCAAAGCGGCACGCCGGCCTTTGGCGTCGGCTCCGGCAACGTCGCCAGCATCATTAGCGAAAGCGCCGATATCGAGAGCGCCGCCGCCCATATCGCGGCCTCCAAAACCTTCGACAACGCCACCAGCTGTTCGTCGGAAAATAGCCTGATCGTTCCGGCGGCGGTTTATCGGCAAACCGTGGCGGCGCTGATCAGGCAAGGCGGCGTGCTGTTAAGCGCGGCGGAAAAGCAGCAGCTCCGGCAGGCGCTGTGGTCGGCGGGGAAACTGGCCCGCGATAGCATTGCCCGCCCGGCAGGACGGCTGGCGGAAATCGCCGGACTGGCGCGTGCGGAATGCCGTCAAGCGCGTTTTCTGCTGGTGGAGGAGCAGGGAATCGGCCCGCAGTTCCCCTTTTCCGGCGAAAAGCTTGCCCCGGTATTAACCCTGTACCAGGTTGACGATTTTCACCATGCCTGTGAGACGGTAAAAGAGATCTACCGCTGGCAGGGCGCCGGCCACTCCGTGGGCCTGCATACCCGTGACGAGCGCGAGGCGTTGCAGGCCGGGCTTTCGCTGCCGGCCAGCCGGGTGATCGTCAATCAGGGGCACTGTTTCGCCACCGGCGGCAACTTCAATAACGGCCTGCCCTTTACCCTGACGCTGGGCTGCGGCACCTGGGGCAAAAATCATTTCTCGGATAATCTCAACTATCGTCATTTTTTTAATCGGGTCAGCATCGTCTCGCCGATAGCGGAACAGGTTCCGACGCTGGAGGACGTGCTGGGCGATTATTTGCAGAGGCGCTACCGATGA
- the ssuC gene encoding aliphatic sulfonate ABC transporter permease SsuC, whose protein sequence is MNVWIKSTATRLTPWLIPLLLIAVWQGAVTAGWLSTRILPAPGAVLKAGWTLAYSGELWQHLAISSWRAAVGFGIGGGIGLLLGLITGLSRFGALLIDSTVQMVRNVPHLALIPLVILWFGIDESAKIFLVALGTFFPIYLNTYHGVRHVDAGLVEMARNYGLSGFSLFRQVILPGALPSILVGVRFALGLMWLTLIVAETISASSGIGYLAMNAREFLQTDVVVMAIILYAVLGKLADVAARLLERSWLRWHPSYQSVGGAA, encoded by the coding sequence ATGAACGTATGGATTAAATCGACGGCGACACGCCTGACCCCCTGGCTGATTCCGCTACTGTTGATCGCCGTCTGGCAAGGGGCGGTGACGGCCGGCTGGTTGTCCACCCGCATTTTGCCGGCGCCGGGCGCGGTGCTTAAAGCTGGCTGGACGCTGGCCTACAGCGGCGAGCTATGGCAACACCTGGCGATCAGCAGCTGGCGGGCGGCGGTGGGGTTCGGCATCGGCGGCGGCATCGGGTTATTGCTGGGATTGATTACCGGACTGTCGCGCTTCGGCGCCTTACTGATCGACAGTACGGTGCAGATGGTGCGTAATGTCCCCCATCTGGCGCTGATCCCGCTGGTTATTCTCTGGTTCGGCATTGATGAATCCGCCAAGATTTTCCTGGTGGCGCTGGGCACCTTCTTCCCTATCTATCTGAACACCTATCACGGAGTGCGGCATGTGGATGCCGGACTGGTGGAGATGGCGCGTAATTACGGGCTCTCCGGTTTCTCGCTGTTTCGTCAGGTGATCCTTCCCGGCGCGCTGCCGTCCATTCTGGTCGGCGTGCGCTTTGCGCTGGGATTGATGTGGCTGACGCTGATTGTGGCGGAAACCATTTCCGCCAGCTCCGGGATCGGCTATCTGGCGATGAATGCCCGCGAGTTTCTGCAAACCGACGTGGTGGTGATGGCGATTATTCTGTACGCCGTGCTCGGCAAACTGGCTGACGTCGCCGCCCGCCTGCTGGAACGCAGCTGGCTGCGCTGGCATCCCTCGTATCAATCTGTCGGAGGTGCGGCATGA
- a CDS encoding aliphatic sulfonate ABC transporter substrate-binding protein, whose protein sequence is MSRLYWVNLRLTALILLLLLLFTLPPAQAESTLRLGYQKSSTLLTILKLQGELEKTLNQQGVKVTWHEFSSGLPLLEALNLGNVDISADVADTVPVFSQAAGARLTYFALETPSPAAQAILVPEHSPLKNLAELKGKRIAVTKAAGSHYLLIAALAKANLSFKDITPAYLTPADGRAALESGNIDAWVTWEPFVSSAIVQQRARVLADGKGLASYQRYYLASTDYAGRHPEILNIIYQQLEKTGQWVKANPDQAAALLGPLWGNLDVDTVKLANANRTYQVKPVTHDGLSEQQHIADAFFKEGLLPKRIDAQDVAIWHPTSGLSK, encoded by the coding sequence ATGTCGCGATTATATTGGGTTAATCTCCGCCTGACCGCACTGATTCTGTTGCTATTATTGCTCTTTACGCTCCCGCCGGCTCAGGCGGAATCAACCCTGCGTCTCGGCTACCAAAAATCGTCCACCCTGTTGACCATCCTCAAACTGCAAGGCGAGCTGGAAAAAACCTTAAATCAGCAGGGGGTGAAAGTTACCTGGCATGAGTTCTCCAGCGGGCTGCCGTTGCTGGAAGCGCTTAATCTGGGCAATGTGGATATTTCCGCCGATGTGGCGGACACCGTGCCGGTATTTTCCCAGGCGGCCGGCGCCAGGCTGACCTATTTTGCGCTGGAAACCCCTTCTCCCGCGGCTCAGGCGATTCTGGTGCCGGAGCATTCCCCGCTAAAAAACCTGGCGGAGTTAAAGGGCAAACGCATCGCCGTCACCAAAGCGGCGGGCAGCCATTACCTGTTGATTGCCGCCCTGGCCAAGGCCAATCTCTCTTTTAAAGACATTACGCCGGCCTACCTGACGCCGGCGGACGGCCGGGCGGCGCTGGAAAGCGGCAATATCGACGCCTGGGTAACCTGGGAACCCTTTGTCTCCAGCGCCATCGTTCAGCAACGGGCGCGGGTTCTGGCCGATGGCAAAGGACTGGCCAGCTATCAGCGCTATTATCTTGCCTCCACGGATTACGCCGGCCGGCATCCGGAAATTCTTAATATCATTTATCAGCAACTGGAAAAAACCGGCCAGTGGGTGAAAGCCAATCCCGACCAGGCCGCCGCGCTCTTGGGGCCGCTATGGGGAAATCTGGACGTTGATACGGTCAAACTGGCCAACGCCAACCGCACGTATCAGGTAAAACCGGTGACGCACGACGGCCTGAGCGAACAGCAGCATATCGCCGACGCCTTTTTCAAGGAGGGACTGCTGCCCAAACGCATCGATGCGCAGGACGTCGCCATCTGGCATCCTACCTCGGGTCTCAGTAAATGA